GGCGATGTCATCGATATCAAGGCCCGCCCCCGTGCTTTCCTCCAATCCCATGGTATCACACAAGATGATTGGCAGCGGGTTTCCTCCTTGTCCATCTTTTATTGAGTATGTGCGAAACTGTCAGGAATATTACGTAATGGAGTTTATTACACGAGATTGTGGATGGCGAAAACGATTTGCTACAAACACTCATAAACAGGACGGGCAAAGCACACTTTACTTTGTCATCAGCACTAAAGACCGTACCAAAAAAGGTATGTTAACttgtcctttttcttcctttactGCAGATCTCATGCAGGATTAAAAGTCTACTGGCCATGCTGACAGCGGCCGGTGCTTTGAGCCAAATGCTTACGAGTACAATGCTGGCAGTCATCATGTCGGGACGGCTTGTTGCTGTGGTTTATGTACAAGTGATGGGGTGGGAAGGCCATTAGTTATGATGAAATGTGTTACTTAAAACTCAATGGTGGCACCTGAGCAGGACATGATGTCTTTTCAGAATTTAATGCAAAAGAGACACATAACAAAAAAACCCTGTGCACTACTGTTAAAAATTGAAGTGAACTATGTACATGAAGTGAATGAAACCAGCCTAACCTGTTTGGTGAGGCTGTTGGTGGAGCAGCCGGCGATGGCCTGGTTGCTGACGTAGCCTTTGAATACAGAGTTGATAGAATTGAAGAAGCTGGACTTTCCAGCTCCAACAGGTCCGATCAGCAGGACCCGAACCTGCGCCACAGAGTTGGACGGGGAGCAGTGGAGCCTGATGCTCTCCATCATCTCGACTCGCTTCCTGACCAAACAAGATCAGCTCTAAGACATCTTCAACACTTGAGTACTTTATGACATTATACTGTGACTAGGTAAAAACAATAGGTAAATACAAAGTGTTGTCACGTCCAGCTTACTCGTTTTCCCAGACGACCGGCCTCCACGGCTTCTCAAGTTCTAGCATTGCTGTTGCTGAAAAGCAAATCAGGCCATGTGATTTTAATCAAATTTAAACACCCACACAAGTAATCTATTAGCTGTTCTTTGAAGTCATGAAACATGAATTACAactccctttttgtttccctttccctaaaacatgaatatatatgaatattccAGTTCTACGCTAAACTGGAATTGTTTACGTCACTTTTCACTGCTGGTTATTATTTGTGAGTCAGTGGTGAAAAGAAAAGCTACCATCCGTTTTAACTAGCCTGATAAAACTTGCTGTATTGCAGCAACAAATATGCAGATGTGCCCAGGTGTTCTTTTATTAGGAAGCTTGGTTTCTGGTAACCAGACTGATGGTGTGTAAAGTGCAACAAAAATATGATCTGATATGATCCGACTTGTTGTTGTAGTTCACTTACTCTCCACCTCATAAACTTCACACTCAGTCAGCTGGATGTCGTTGCCATGCATCTCTGCAGCAGTGAAGTTGTAATGATTCCCTGGATTGGAATGGACTGCTTTGCCTCTCATGACAAGAACCAAATCTTCTCCAAAATATGGACCAGAGTTACCAACCATTCTTACTGCATAAGCTGGAGAAGAGACTGGATATTTGATGAGCTTTTCTCCATTAAAGGTGAAAAGAAAGGCCTGCTCATCATGCATGTACCCCCCAGACTGACTGAAGGGTGGTTTGGTGTAGCCTCCAAACACATAACCGGAAGCATTGAAGCCCACAGACACCGTGGGACCGTGGTTGTCACATTGCTGGTGGAAGCCAGCGCCGCTGAAACCATGGATGCTGGCCTTGTACAGCAGACGCAGTTTGACACTTCCCAGCTGGGAGCAGATTTCTTTCTGCTGGCTGCTGGTTAGTTTGGAGTTCATGCtggttgttttttctgctgACGATCaggaacagaaaacagaaacagtgGTTGCAGGTTTGAAGCGGTGCATCTTATTGGAGATGGATTCATTTAACTTGATCAACAGCCCAAGTTGAGACACTTAAGACGGTTTCCTAAGTTCAATGTACCTGACATTAGAACCAAGTACAGTCAGTTCAGTTTAAGGATTTGTTGGGGCATGTTGCTTACTGAAATACTTACTTATGTCAATGCAATTATAATTCGAAAGGACGTTTCACCCTTTCCCAACAAAAACACTGCCATTGATATGCAAATGCTTTTTGAGACAAAACTTGAGAGATGGAAAATCGTCATtcataattcatatttaaattcaaTATTCTAAACAAGGACTAACAAGTTTAAAGATATTTTAGTTTTACAATGAATCAAAGACAAAGTAAGGGATAAAAACAATTACCTTCCTCGAAGACGAAAGGGCAGACTGGATATTAGCAGCCGTCAAAAGTGCAGCAGACACGCGCAGCATGAGGAAGACCGGAAGTACTAAATTGTTACTTTCAACATAAGAGAGTTCAAGAGAATCTTTGTCATTTATCTTTTGGCAATTTAGATGTTTAACAGGACATCAAGAATCGTACAAAAGACTTCATGGTATTTTATACTTATTTTAACTTTATCAAATTTTAAACATAGGTTTAGGTATCTTTTAGTCCCTTTTTaggtctttttttaatcagttaTCAATCTTAAGTCACTTCTAACTATATTTATGTTTCCTCGTATTTTTACACAAGAGCTGGGGGGTCTTGGGCCTTAGAAAAATGTGCACCATTAAATTGAATCAACAGCCCAACAATATCACAAAGCATTTTCATTAAATTGACTGTTTTTAGTCAATTATTTTCAgcattataaatgtattttgaagGGGAATACTGGAAATGAAAGGCATAGTACGGCCGACTTGACTGAAACTTTAACTTTCGTTTTCCCGTAACGACACGACGAAACACGACTAAACACGTGACATGATTGGTTCAGTCTGcaaagaaaacatatttaacatgTTGAGTgtcaaaaaaatacatataagaTTATGGGATAATATATCTAATAAATACAGTTTCATATAAAAGATTATATACGGATaaatatgttgtatgtgtaGATATAGTATTTCGTAGAAGGCCCTGAAAAAGCCATAGTAGAGTAtaataaggaaaaaaaacaataaaagtcagTGCAGTGTGTTAAAAAAGGTTATTAAATTCTAACACCATAGGTattcagaaaacaaaaacaaaagaaaaaattcaCAGTATCATAGTAGTAACAGTACAGTagtaaaacagacacacacaccatataAAAAAGTAAGTCATACTACAGTATGTCAGAAAATGTTGGGCAATATGGTGACACTGTCGCCTCAAAGAAAGAAGGTCCTAAGTTTTAAACATTGCATCCATTAAACTCTCCGAAGtaagttgttcatttaagtCTAATGAGGGCTTGTACTGCATTTTATATTGCCACTCAGTGGCCGTTGCTTGCTACTGCCACAAGAAAGGATCTCGGCCCTGCTGGAGATGACTATTGTTAAGAGAAACTCTGGAGAAAGACAGCTATACTGTGACAGGTAAAGACCACTTGTAGATATTTATTCCTGTATGAGGCAAAATAAAGTGTGAGAAAACCGGCACGCAGAAACCCCTCTGTATGGCTGGTTGTTGAATAAGGTTTATTGAGCTTGATACAAAGAGAAAAGTTGATGCTTACAAAGATATCACAAGTTCGGATTTCTTCTGAATTATCACAATTTTCTCATTATAATGTTGTAAAAGACATAACAAGAGGAAAGGTTCAAAGCCAGTGCCTGTACCATTTTATGGGATTGTTCTGTAGCTTTAACATTTACGAATGGTTAAATCTTGGACACAAACTTTATTCCTGAGCAGCTTCCTAACATTAAGCATTAAACCACAAAAGATTAGATGAATGTGAATTTGCAAACCTTTTTCTATATTCTTAAAAGAAAGGaatgttttattccattttctGCCCTGTGTGTTGGGCCGTATTGTCCTGGAAATACAGGTTAGCATATTGAAGGATGTGGTCGACAGCACTAAGCAGGAGCACATCAGTGTTCACATCCAGGTCCAGCTCTGAAGAGTAGTTCTTCACCGGGACGATGTAGGAGGTGGACATTCCCAACAGAGCTCCGGCTTTAACcatctgcaaatacacacaaatgtaaGCATTAAAATAACAGAATTACCATATATCAATTAATTTATGCATTATTCCAGCCTACCATGTCCCGAATGGTGTTGCTCTTGTAAACCTCTGCGACGTCTTTGTCCGTTTCAACACAGATTTTGTCAATGTGGGTCAGCAGAGCCACCTGGTGAACCCCTAACAGACAGAACACAAGGCTGTCATTAAGATTTCCTTGCAATAAAACAGCTTTTAATTGTTAGATTCTAGAGGAACACATTACCAAACGTTAAGTCATGGACGCATTTAAACAATGACAACTGAATTAAGGCAAACACTGACCAAACACTGACCAAGTCTACCTTGTTTTCAAAAGTTAAAGCCCATTCGGTCCGACAGGGGACAACATCTGTCTTAATGTTTAAGTGTTTTGCTTCTCCTGTTGTTACCCAGTTCACTGATGTGCTCCCGGAGCTTCTGGAAGGTGTCACTGAGGCCTTTAGGGTAGGTCAGGACTTTCGAGGCGTCCACCACAAAGGCCACACAATGGACCTTGTCTTTGAGGCTTGGCCTCTTCACGTAGCCCACCGTCTCCGACCTCACTGGCTGATCTGGGCTGAACTATGacacagagaaaagaagagcaaCACGGCGCGTGTTGCGTGTTTAGCAATTAGCCAATAAATTAATTCTGACTTAATGCCGGTGCTAGACAAAAAGAAAGTGGATCACAAAGGCTCTTATATCCTCAGGGGAAGGTACCAAATTTCATGGCAACCCATCCAATGGGGGTCGAGACATTTCACCCAAACCCACAAATGTTGACCTCATAGTGGCGCTAGAAAGAAAGTCAGAGGACCACTACTGTCATTGAAACGCATCCTCTTGAGAAACCACGAGAGTACAAAATGCTTTGCCCATCTATGTGGTTTTTGAGGGGAAATGTTTCAGTCCGGACCAAACATCCAACCAATACACCTGTAGAGCTGTCTACAGCAATGCTGCAACTACAACATGACAACACGCTCCCTGCTTACCTTGTGCCCTTCAGGTACATGACCTTTAATGACGGACAGGATGTCATGGAGGGTCAGTCCGGTCATATCTCCACCTCCCAGGCCCACCATATCACACAAGACCAGCCCAGTGGGATCCTCTACATCCTCAGCATGGATGTTGAAGGActgcagctgacacacacacacacacaaacaagttaaAAGGATGGACGCCAAAACCATAGCAACAGACCTGCTGATTGGAGGTTTGCCCCGCTGCATTATTCTGAAGAACAAACGACATTCAGGTTCAGTGTTGCCTCAATGctgttttttatgtgtttgtCTAGTCTGTCGGTGCCCAAATATTAACATATTTATAGTATATATTTTGTTAATTTAAGCATTTAACTTTGATTTCAGCAAGAAAGTACATTCATAACTTGAAAAAACACTGTTTGGgcagtgtttttcctttttaagattCCCTCAACCCTGAAAGCCTAAACGAGGTATCTCCCCATTGCTCAAAACCTAGAATTTCAGCTCATTTGGTCCGCTAGTCCCTCAAAATAAATCCCAACTACAGGGATTGCCAGTTACTTGACTTGTACCTTCTTGgtgaagctggtggaggaggagcccaCCATGGCCCGGTTGGTGACTCTTCCTTTAAACACCGACTGGACTGAGCTGATGAAGCTGGACTTTCCAGAACCAACCGGACCCAGGAGGAGAACCTTAGCCtgagacacatcctcactgcTGGGTTTGTAGGAGCTGATGGTCACCTTCAAGCTCAGATTTTTTCTAGATTCAAATAAGAGAATCTTGCTGCTCAGTGTAAATAGAATTAAGGCATGCaaagtgtgtttttatatatatgagTTGAAACGAAATATGTTGATGGTGTTTAAATTAGGGGGGTTTCTTTTCGCTTTAAATGAACGGAAATACATTAATTTGAATGctatttatttaaatggttGAAACTTGACATGACTGTCATTTTACTCACTCTTCTGTCCACTCGATGTCTCGCCATGGAGATTCCAGTTTTTTTCGAGCTGCTTTGGAGAAGATGAGgtttttcttgtattttttttaactacatccaaacaatgaatgaaaaccacaagaGTGGCTTATATATGCAACGGTAGTGCAAGTGCAATGGCGGAAGGATTTCTTGGTGTGGAAGTGTTAAGCAGCTTACCTGGGAATGTAAACAAAATGTTgttctcccttctctctgttGAACTGACATCTGTCACAGTGCTGGAAGAATCATTGGTCCCTGCTTCTTTACTGGTAGTTAATGCAGCTAAAGCACGGGGGCCAGGGTGAAACCTGGCTGCAGAGGACCCTTCAAATACAAAGCCGCTGTTGAGGAAAACAACAATATCAGATTCAGAGCATAAAACATGGTTAAATCCTGGTTAAATCCATTACACATCAAATGCTATTCATGTGACCTAAAAACAGCTGCTGTTGAGATGGACGGAGAAATGCCAAatagtgttagggatttaagccagaagtgcacccctagtcatagaatttgtagtacgtgtaatgatgtttagtgatagaattatattttgtgtgttattagatattagttattatattaacatgttagatgaagtgaatgcaatttcaatcaaacacaattcatagtcatttaaatcatataaacactgtacacattaacattctgtcacaatgtgatgttaaaacctggggacggatgccaattgccgttctttatggatttcttccaatttttccccaaagagggttttctgggagttttttctcctgtcaggtaataaaatgaacaacttcatgtaaggcagccgactgaggcaaatgtcttgagaattgaaccacatgaactgtcttagatcttatgatgaagtgtgatgagcggtgatcattaatgatgggttgttgtaatgaaagtgtactagttataagatgaagacttaaacgatgtatgctttgttaaattcactcattgaggcataaagccgaatgtatctacattgagtgccttggaatgtgagggacagctaggacagagaggtttcaggttacagctgcagcatcacacctcgacgtgaaggggacaatggaggaggtgaccctttggagaagaagccaatgacattcaaatgcaccaaagaagacacacctcaagagttttcaaaggaccatggcggggaaagactgttagaacttctcctgcagccgcgttgataagtcacttcagacttgctcagaggattctctatttcgcgaaatattcctgtcacggtgtggttcacttcctgtcttattttgtagttttctgccactcgtgtccccgggtaacttcacttcctgccttgtctcgtcatcccctgtgttcgtctaatagtttccacctgtgtccaatcacctgcacctcccttgtgtatttaagccatgtgtctcttgtgtcacttgtcgcgtcattgtctttcgtcacgcatGTCATAgtctcttgttgtggatgtctttcgtctcacatgttgcggatgtctttcgtctcacatgttgcctgctggttttcctcccggttcctgtgtttttgacccttttgactattaaagtcttttgtttcccgcaagtctgcgtctgagtcctgcctcccaccagcACCcatgacagaatgacgcgaccaaagaagggctcagcagacccgctgccagactacggtccggactacctggacgtaaggagtcccttctggcagcggaaaacaaactgtgtttttggtcccaggagctatcagctcgcctgcctcgagctccgggacctccttaaccctaggaggagcaagcggaagaagcgatctcccgttcccgctgggccgccgcagcgatctcccgttcccgctgggccgccgcagcgatctcccgttcccgctgggccgccgcagcgatctcccgttcccgctgggccgccgcagcgatctcccgttcccgctgggccgccgcagcgatctcccgttcccgctgggccgccgcagcgatctcccgttcccgctgggccgccgcagcgatctcccgttcccgctgggccgccgcagcgatctcccgttcccgctgggccgccgcagcgatctcccgttcccgctgggccgccgcagcgatctcccgttcccgctgggccgccgcagcgatctcccgttcccgctgggccgccgcagcgatctcccgttcccgctgggccgccgcagcgatctcccgttcccgctgggccgccgcagcgatctcccgttcccgctgggccgccgcagcgatctcccgttcccgctgggccgccgcagcgatctcccgttcccgctgggccgccgcagcgatctcccgttcccgctgggccgccgcagcgatctcccgttcccgctgggccgccgcagcgatctcccgttcccgctgggccgccgcagcgatctcccgttcccgctgggccgccgcagcgatctcccgttcccgctgggccgccgcagcgatctcccgttcccgctgggccgccgcagcgatctcccgttcccgctgggccgccgcagcgatctcccgttcccgctgggccgccgcgactctcacccatgcccccgacccgaccagttccggccccacgctccatgcccccgaccagttccggccccacgctccatgcccccgaccagttccggccccacgctccatgcccccgaccagttccggccccacgctccatgcccccgacccgaccagtaccggccccacgctccatgaccccgacgcccccagtccccgctccgagactcatgaccccgacgcccccagtccccgctccgagactcaggctccctccctcccatcccatggtcctctcccaccctcccgttggtgatttgagggccgtctgggatccggcccttgaggggggggctacggggtgggttatggggggggctgagccgccgcagactacggaggtgttccgtgtccccgagctggagcagccgccgactaccccggaggtttcccgtgtccccgagccgccgccgccgactaccccggacgtttcccgtgtccccgagctgccgacgacgactactaccccggacgtttcccgtgtccccgggctgccgacgacgactaccccagacgtttcccgtgtctccgagtcttccattctagagacgttccgtgccctgcagtcgccgctccggagccggattggtgaccgcccgccgggccgacccccagaggctccccgctcgtctggccgcccgccaggccgcccgccagagtttccagggtggtccgaccaacgtctctggtttccctccccacccaccccttgttcgctctagtgttggccgtctggaattcggcccttaaggggggggtactgtcacggtgtggttcacttcctgtcttattttgtagttttctgccactcgtgtccccgggtaacttcacttcctgccttgtctcgtcatcccctgtgttcgtctaatagtttccacctgtgtccaatcacctgcacctcccttgtgtatttaagccatgtgtctcttgtgtcacttgtcgcgtcattgtctttcgtcacgcatGTCATAgtctcttgttgtggatgtctTTCGTCttacatgttgcctgctggttttcctcccggttcctgtgtttttgacccttttgactattaaagtcttttgtttcccgcaagtctgcgtctgagtcctgcctcccaccagcACCCATGAcaattccactgttcgcttagtatttcactttgtaattgtaatccctattacgttgttcagttattaaataacttttgatttttgaatttaaacgaattgactcattcgtgtcctcgtttccggccgggacgagaacaaaggattgagtcctccctcgagcttccgaaaccttaacaataGCTTTCTGAAGGAATTTGAGTTGAGCACTAATGATGGAAATACTCGGCAATATCTGTGAGGCAGaaaagttgtgtgttgtgtgggcaTCCGTACGCAAACTCCTGCTATAGCTTTTATTTAGTAATTACTACTACATGAACTATTTAAAACTGAGATACAACCATGTCGACAAATGTATTCATATGTTGACAATGCAATCCTACAAAATGACCTATTTGCAAATCAGGCGATGCTTTGCCCTCTTCCACTACAACACTACGTTACACCATTTGAATTTGCAATCACAAATTAGTAAGAATCAAACCGATATACAGAGTAAATACTTGAATTACTCAGTTAGCCAAACGTCAATTGGATGTCTGTCAATTCGCAAAACAGGGACAGCAGGTATTTTGCATTGGGTCTCTGGTGCCTGTAATTCTCAACTGCCTTTTCCAAAGATAGGAGATAGTTCAGCAAGTCGTGTGACGTCTGTCAGGACAATTCCTGACTTTACTTCAAACTGACTTCATTTATCAGTGTTatggtttttttgtgtgttacgAGAAATGTTGAATGTTTACTTATATAGTTGACTCTtgtcaagggaaaaaaagagcaataacatccatccatccatccattgtcaaaccgcttatcctgcacacagggtcgcgggggggctggagtccatcccagccaacttcgggcgatagacagggtacaccctgacATGGTCgctagccaatcgcagggctacacagagacaaacaaccattcacactccgattcacacatctacgggcaatttaaagtccccaattaacctgatccccagagcatgtctttggactgtgggaggaagccggagaacccggagagaacccacgcagacacggggagaacatgcagactccacacagaaaggccactgggcggaatcaaacccaggaccttcttgctgtgagaatttatattttgaaaaagagCAAAAGGTTTCTCTAAAAGGACATTTGTTGTCATAGTAATGAAGCAAAACATTAGCTCTGATAAGTATACAGatgtaaaatgtatatttctacAAAGCCTGATACAATGTGCACCGAGTTATAGAAAGACATTTACATGTTTTGATTCACTGTTtgacccaacaacaacaaacaaaaaccacTGAAGCAACAAGCGTTGAGTTTGACGCGAGACCGTAAACATGACTTACTGCTTATTTTACACGCGTGTAACGT
This Gasterosteus aculeatus chromosome 8, fGasAcu3.hap1.1, whole genome shotgun sequence DNA region includes the following protein-coding sequences:
- the LOC120824282 gene encoding interferon-induced protein 44-like translates to MEAQNKKNQSGFVFEGSSAARFHPGPRALAALTTSKEAGTNDSSSTVTDVSSTERRENNILFTFPAARKKLESPWRDIEWTEEKNLSLKVTISSYKPSSEDVSQAKVLLLGPVGSGKSSFISSVQSVFKGRVTNRAMVGSSSTSFTKKLQSFNIHAEDVEDPTGLVLCDMVGLGGGDMTGLTLHDILSVIKGHVPEGHKFSPDQPVRSETVGYVKRPSLKDKVHCVAFVVDASKVLTYPKGLSDTFQKLREHISELGVHQVALLTHIDKICVETDKDVAEVYKSNTIRDMMVKAGALLGMSTSYIVPVKNYSSELDLDVNTDVLLLSAVDHILQYANLYFQDNTAQHTGQKMEFCPFVFEEAEKTTSMNSKLTSSQQKEICSQLGSVKLRLLYKASIHGFSGAGFHQQCDNHGPTVSVGFNASGYVFGGYTKPPFSQSGGYMHDEQAFLFTFNGEKLIKYPVSSPAYAVRMVGNSGPYFGEDLVLVMRGKAVHSNPGNHYNFTAAEMHGNDIQLTECEVYEVETMLELEKPWRPVVWENEKRVEMMESIRLHCSPSNSVAQVRVLLIGPVGAGKSSFFNSINSVFKGYVSNQAIAGCSTNSLTKQFRTYSIKDGQGGNPLPIILCDTMGLEESTGAGLDIDDIASILEGHLPDSYQFNPTAPLRSNASGYHNSPGLSDKIHCVAYVVDACKVAILPAKLEQKLEAIRRKVNLMGIPQLVLLTKVDEACPLVSQDIRNIYKSSYIQDIMQEVGVRLGVPMSCVVPVKNYSKEFELDQNCDILLLTAIIQMFRSTDDYFDDLSDRLSNVKTKE